DNA sequence from the Pseudophryne corroboree isolate aPseCor3 chromosome 6, aPseCor3.hap2, whole genome shotgun sequence genome:
ACCAAAGACAGAAGAGCCAGTTGCCctcatgacaggtaacacatccttgTTTGTTTAGTGTGTTATGCATTCATTATATGAATAAGAATGGAAGGTTGTGGACAAAGAAAAATAGGATAATTAATTGTAAGCCGGGGTAAAATGCAAAATAttacaatatacagatgtgtcctcatatagctATCCTTTATACACCATATGGCGGGAGAATCGTGAAGCTCTGCGACGGGAAGCAATTCCTGTGGTTGACTACTTTTTCCCAAATTTTGTGTCATTTTGCTGAACCGCTCCGAGAGGTGTAGTGTAGCATCTGTTACTTTAACATCCTATTCACATCACAGAGGCAGCTAAACAACACTCAAATGTACTACAGATGCTTGGGATGCAattttaactgcacaggaattagttttaaacacttACAAAGGAGGTTATTCAGTAGAATCGGCAATCTCttctttcgcatgctggggccgcccatcgcaagGCAAGACGCTCAGCATGCACAATGAACTGATCCTGCAGCTGCGACCGCAATGTTGCAGTCGCAGCAAATGTAgatgaccccctgcagccgcagctaggctgcgtatgcaggaggtcTGCCACCATTTTTTTGATCAGAGAGGCTGTGTGTGAAATCACGCAGCTGCCCCCAAAACGCGCCGCCCCGCCCCCATTTTCCATGGAACGCCCCTGCAATGTTCGCCCCCCCACcagccccacgaacgcctctgcctgtcagtcaggcagaggcatttgcacccACTGTGACGCGAACACATTCAGCAGCCATACATGCGCAGGACAATACTTGCGCGTGCAGGGATATTGCAGATGCATCGCTTAGCAATGTGACCTGTATAACCACCTAAGTCTCAGATGAAAAACAATGGAACTCGAGAAAAATGTGCAGCCGCTGCAgattagcacttcatatacagattcaggctcatttgcacacagatgtacaaatgttgcacatcaaattgttCAGTGCAATCTAGCAGAGTAGTTGTGTTACTTCCAGATGTTTATTTCTGCAaacaagatgcacattttgagcaaatCGCCTGTGACCTGGTGCTTCTCGTGAGGGGCTACTTGGTGATCCTAAAGCcccgtgtatgaggacacatctgtgcagtAGCAGATAAAGCACAACAATGTCTTTACTATGTGCCATCATGTTTAAAGTTCTAATGCCAACCTGGTGATTATGTTGTACTGTACATAATATTGCTACCATTCTCGACAGTCTGAATGTTGATAAGCCATACCCATCCCATGGACCTATATGAGGATAATTCTCCCTTCAGCCCATCAATTTTTTACACAGATATGCCAGTTTGTTCACCATAGGTTAGCACAAGTATGCACAAGTGGTTTGAAGACCATCTGTGCATATGCTGTGAGTCTTTGTACTTGTAAATAATACCTTGAGAATAACATTTACTTTTGCAGTATTAAGGGAATATCTTGTCATCTCCACCTGTAGGTGCTCCTCAGATCCAGAAGTTGATGACAGTGATGATCAGCCACCAAGATAAATTCTTTCCTAAAACCAACGACCTGCTTATAGAATCCAAGACCCAGAAGAATGATCCCAAGAACATGCAGATGCCACGCAGCTCAGTAGGTTGGGATGCAGCTGAAGATAGTGTTTCACCTTTAGGAGACTCACCTAATGCGCATTTGGTAAGAACCTAGTTGAGCACAGTTGGAGATGATCCACTGACAGAAAAACATCATGTTCCCCTATACTTCATATTCATTTctaaacacaaattgtttttttttttttgccccagAGACATTATTCCCATGGTTCATCCATCTCAGATGacagtttgtctcttaaagaagaaGACGATTGTTCCTTGTTACCAAATAACTCAGAATCGTGGCAGATGTACTCAAGAAAACGTACTCAGACTCTCCCCACCACAAGTTTTATCATGTCACAAAAGCTAGGTGGCAACAGTCCCAACAGCCTCAAAGAAGAAATATTCAGCAGTGAGTTCTGGTCATCCCCATATGGGCAAAAGGCATATTTATCCACTTCCCCTGGCCACAAAAGGACACTGTCAGAAGAGATTTCCCAACACAGAAGGTCAACCTACGATAATGTCCCATGTCCCCAAGATGAAAGTGGGAAAAACACAAGGACAGGTGCAGTTAATGAAAGTACTGTGAGTGGTGATGTCAAAAAGCCAGCCGGCCAGCAGAGTCCCAACTACCTGAGAAATGGTGTATACTGCCTCATTACTGATAATCAGGATGACAACAATTGTGGCAGGTTAGCCAGTGCTCTGGAGGAGATGACGATTCAACAGAAAATACTTGAGGATCGCATGAAAAGGTGACCACATAACATAACTATTCATATTCCCGCATGAGGATTAGAGTTACAATTTTCTTGATCGTAAGATTGACTGTATGATTAGATTTTAAAGACaaatggggcaaggactgatgtgaacgaTTAAACATTTCCTGTGACGTGTTGCataaaacatggggggggggggggtgtatcaaaACTCGGGGAGAGAttaagtggagatagataaagtaccagctgagcagctcctgttatttttcaaatatgGCCTATAAATTGACAGTTACAAGGCGATTGGcttgtactttgggggtaattccaagttgatcgcagcaggtaattttttagcagttgggcaaaaccatgtgcactgcaggggaggcagatttaacatgtgcggagagagttagatttgggtgtggtgtgttcaatctgcaatctaaattgcagtgtaaaaataaagcagccagtgtttaatctgcacagaaacaaaataacccacccaaatctaactctctctgcacatgttatatctgccccccctgcagtgcacatggttttgcccaactgctaaaaaatttcctgctgcgatcaacttggaattaccccccttgtctctCTGCAGTATTAGAAAACAATATACaagtgcgcaaccaacagcagctgGAGATGGGATGGTCAAGTCCCTTGAAAATAGACTAAAACAATGAATACATAAACCAACGCTGGCTGTCAAGAAAAATTACTCACAACAGGACGGTTTGTCttgtttttaaccacttaactggcatggtcagatttcatgcaactgcgccatcccatcctgtccccccgtttttgacgaggagatccgtactGCAgaagtgcataatataatgtttaaatattttaaacaatactttatcaactttattaaatattatacattttaaaaaacaatgttgttaacgaaaaattgtcagttaagtgttaAGAAAAGGTATACACAATTTATTACatacaataaaataaatatacaaCATAAgtaaaaaatggattaaaaaattgCTTGTGCAATATTGCAAATGAACACCACTCTAGATAATTCCTGTTAAAAGTGTCCACTCATAATAGTTATTGTGGATTTTCCAATAGCTGGCTAGGACATTTTTTCTGATTCTCTACAGTCACTTGTAATGCAGTATTATTTACCAGATGATAGTATGCAAGGATCCCTTGTGGATGTCTCAGCCTAGGAATGTTCCATGTGTGGCTGGAGGGAATGCCGGGGTAGACTGCTGTGCTGCTAATCTGATGCTGGCGCAAATGTCCAAATAGTGCCAATGTGATTACAGAAGTTCAAATGGtgtgattattatttatttttgcgtTTGTTCAACTACCTCCAGATCTTATATGAGGACCTATGTGGAATAATGGTGAATATATTATATGGATATAACTAAAATgactaataataattaaaaatatctGTTTGCTTACAGTGCAGTAAGTACCTACATACCATTAGCAGTCTCCTTTGTTAGAGATAGACACTCAAAACTGCCATACATGCTATTTATTTACATGTTAACACAATTGGTTTGTTATGTTTCCATGACAACCAAGTGTGAACTACCAATGCTATATACTTCCGGGTTCTGTGTCGGGACCATGTGGTGTACGTGACGTGACCTAGGTGTAAGGATTCAGACAATATGGGAAAGAAGCGTCTTCATCTCCATGGTGACGCCTCTCCAGCGCATGGTGCGTGTAGGTCCGTGGGCGCCGCTGGACCCGATCGCGGGACTAGGTTCACGTGACCAATGTCCGCAGTCTGCTCATAGGCCGCTGCGCTTCACGTAGTGGAGGGTATGTGCCCGAGAGACAGAGACACAAAGAGACGTGCAGTGGAAGCACAGTGCTTCCAACTACATTAGAGCACTAGAATATGGACCAATGGAACTGTAAGATAAGATGGTCACGTGACCAactaatgaaataaataaataaacttctATTAGTTTAAATAAAGAGTTATAATATTAGTTTTTGATTGAAATGAAATTACAACATCCAATTGACTCTGTAGGATTCATTTAGAATTTTTGTTTTATTAATTTGTTGGATGGTTTGTCTTATAATGTATGTGATTTGACACGTGTTACCACCTATACCACTCAAAGGGGTATATAAGGAGCATCCAGCTCCCTTCATAATAcatgctcctgatgaagctggTAGACGcttaaccagcgaaacgcgttgagctagtcCCACCTCTCTTTCCTGGATTTATTACCACTCATTTCCACCATTTGAACTTCTGTAATCACATTGGCACTATTTGGACATTTGCTCCAGGCAGAGCCGGCGCTtaccgctcagcagctcctgcaaggcagggaggcgctggtcggaagaggcgctctccctgctctgctgttgctgctggctcctggttgctgctgcgtctgtcacactgtatgacagacgcaggcaacGTGAAGTGCGGCTCCAGCTCCCTCCCTCCTGTTTCCACCAGCAGCTCCTCATGGCCGTGGCTAGGGGGGCATGTCACCTGTGCGCCTGATAGGACAGGGTGCCGATCCCCCCTAACGCTCCCCTCCCTATGCAGCAGCCGTCGGCATCGAGATGAAACTGAacaaaaactacatctcccagcagcctttgctgccgggagctgtagtttactttcagtttcatcttgcAGTTATCAGCTGAACAGAATTgagggggcagaggtaggggacaagttaccccagcctttccccacccccctcttccccccactgCCATTAATCATGGCAGTGCACTCTAAACTAAGAAGTTACCCGAcgtccaaaaagggggcggagctagacggCACTGTACAACACAGTGCCTTGCCAGTTGCCAGGAGCATGGGAGAATGGAGGGAATGTGAGCAGCAGCATGGCCAAAACAGTGAGTATGACTCAGcgaagggcactgtgtgtgtgtgtgactgctatatgtgtgtatatgtgtttgcttgtgtgtgactgtatgtgaataggtgtatgactacatatctgtatgtgtgctggtatgtcactgtatgtatatgtgtcactatatatgtatttatacaggtgtgtgattatatgtatgtatgtgagagaatgtatgtgtgcgtgtatgtttttaggtgtgtgacagcatgtatttgtataggtgtgtgatttcatgtatgtatcaatgtatgagttattattgtataccccttttacaccaccagctagtaacacgggttattggacatgagcgcgcataacccatgttgctggttggtgtaaaagcgcccagttggaataatccgggtcgattgacctggtattccaacttaggtagcttgcagggttgaacacgggttcagcccggcaagctgtgctgtgcaAACTGGGAGCCGGGTtgatgcaacccggctcctgttcacagtgtatgtacaggcagcgcttggagatcatgtgatctccaagtgccgcccccgctgcgtcaccagcaatgtcaccaacccggcaatatgccaagttGGAATCTGCGGTGGGAAaagggcctgaggcgggtcgcacccgggaagcatcTGTGTCAAGCTCCCAGGTGTGATCCACCTCAGATGATATAACAGAGGTATTATTTTATCTTTATcgtagcccaaataaataaaaaaatacaagtaAATAGTGTGAAAATGCCTACAGTAGCTATCCCCTTTGCCCATGTGcagttatatatatatgcacacacaacaAGTTAATGGCTTACCCCGGATGACAAAACTCCTGGTTTCGGGCCtgccctcctccccactgcactttgggcagcggcgccggcagcactctcCCGCACAGAGCCGGTGCTCTCCAGCTCAGCACCGTGAAGCGCGGCTCCGGCTtggtccctccggctccctccctcctccccactgcactttaggcagcggcgccggcagccttCTCCACGGATCTGTGTGCGGTATGTACCGCACACCACCTCTATCTCCCCTCCGGTTTACTTAAGTGTAAGGTTAATTAATtgttgcactacttctgtgggcattctatgtggcactagtactgtgggcgctttgtggatcactactgctgtgggcattatgtgtggcacgtctactgtgggtgctctgtggggcattactgctgtgggcgctctgtggcacgactactgtgagcgttatttgtggcacaactactgtgtgcgttctgtgtggcacaactactgtgtgcgttctgtgtggcacaactactgtgtgcgttctgtgtggcataactactgtgggcgttctgtgtggcacaactactgtgggcgttctgtgtggcacaactactgtgggcgttctgtgtggcactactactgtgggcgttctgtgtggcactactactgtgagcattgtgttaggcacgctatcattgtggtcattttgtgtggcactactactgcgggtgttatttgtataagggacactactgtgggtattgtgtataaggagccctactgtgtatcgtaatgtgaattaggtacacaactatcgggtgcaatatgaatcaggcactacgtgtggtataatgtgaatacgattgtgatactgtgtagcgtaatttgaattggggatactattatgtggccacgccccttccatatgagaccatgcccctttggcGGGCACTGCCCCTTAATtccatatgggagggagggcgcaaatttattgtttgcaggagggcgccggacaccctagcaccggccctggctccaGGATCAGATTAGCAGCACAGCAGTCTACCCCGGCATTCCCTCCAGCCACACATGGAACATTCCTAGGTTGAGACATCCACAAGGGATCCTTGCATACTATCATCCAGTAAATAATACTGCATTACAAGTGACTGTAGAGAATCGGGAAAAATGTCTTAGCCAAGCTATCGGAAAAGCCACAATAACTATTATGAGTGGACACTTTTAACAGGAATTATCTAGAGAGGTGTTCATTTGCAATATTGCACAAGCAatttttttatccattttttttatttatgttgtatatttatttttattgtatgtaATAGATTGTGTATACCTTTTTTAAAAACAAGACAAACCGTCTTGTTGTGTTGTGAGTAATTTTTCTTGACAGCCAGCGCTGGTTTATGTATTCATTgtttttatctctctgcaaggtttgaaacatctcctcctgcggccatataaataaatattattataatGATTTTATCTAGGAGCTATAGAAAAGGTGAATGTTAGTCACACACCATTTGATATTTCACATACACTGTGGAGTGTTTGCACCCAGAAATGTGCTTGGAGGACAGTTAGGTACACACAGACTAAGACCCCATGGGGTACTAGGCAACATGCTGGTTTGGTATCCCTTCCCACCTCCATGGTCAAAAAAAGCAACGCACAAAAGGATTAGGGCAATCTGGGCAGTAGCCTACTGTAGGTTGCTTAATGGATTATCCAGCTATGGGCGTACAAAGAGTGTACCAACGCAGGTCagcattttgtgcagttttaaatTATTAGTGAGTTTGTTTACACACAACCGGCAGCAATAATTATTCATAGCCCCACCCACTCTCCTTCCACCTGACCTCTCTTCTGCTGCCCAAGAAAATAACACAAACAGCGTCTCATTGATTCTGATGACCAAATACAGATACCGGAAGGTTTTGTCCTAATAGAGCTTACTAAGAAGAATTGCTCTGAATGTCTGctgttttttcttaaaaaaaagttCTCTACGTGTTTGTTGAAATTTGTTCTGATTTTCTGTTGTCCATGTTTGGCAGCCTGGAGAAAGAAAACTTTGATGTTTGGAAAAAAGTGGTTAAATTAAACGAGGACCTGGAAAAAGAAAGGAACCAGAGGAAGGCGCTGGAAATCACGCTGCAGAACATGGAACGGTCACGAGATGACGCAGAACGGAGAAACAAGCAGCTGGAGCAGGAGATTCAGGGCTTTGTCAGAGCCATGAGCCAAGCTGGGAACAAGCCATGAGACAAGTCACACTGACTCCTTACTAGGGAGTTTTAGCTGTGGACcatatgtttaaaataaaaatggaTGAACAACTTGGTATCTTGGGGTTGAGGCTGGTTTGGGCTCCAGAAAACCAAAAGAGAATGTGAAAAAAATATGCAACAAGTTTTCTTTCCCAGATTTTCTAAGACTACAAGAAGGACTTCCAATGCAGTGGACTTGACCGTGAACATTAGCACTTTCAGGTGGATTGTCTGGACTTATACTGTATAAAGTCTGCCATCGACCATGACTGCCATAACTTACTTTGTgcatttctgtgttttttttttttttaaggaataaGCCCTTTTACATATAATGTTAAGGCCTGTGACATTTCTTGCTTAATTGCTGTAACCTACCACTCATATGTGAGGCTGTTTATCATGTGTATGATTTAGATctgttggcccagatttatcaagccatggaaagtgataaatagaacgatgataaagtatcagccaatcacctcctaactgccatgtttcaggctgtgcttgagaaataacagttaggagctgattggctgatactttatcactgttctatttattactctccagggcttgataaatctgggcaactGTATGGCTATCTTGTGCTTCATTTGGAGTGACTCTATAGTATAAACTGGGTCTTCCAGGGCCCACCAGCAAAACCAACTATTGTATAaagtcgctatatatatatatatatatatatatatatatatatatatatatatatatacaggttgagtatcccatatccaaatattccgaaatacggaatattccgaaatacggacttttttgagtgagagtgagatagtgaaaccttcgttttctgatggttcaatgtacactaactttgtttaatacacaaagttattaaaaacattgtattaaatgaccttcaggctgtgtgtataaggtgtatatgaaacataaatgaattgtgtgaatgtagacacactttgtttaatgcacaaagttataaaaaatattggctaaaatgactttaaggctgtgtgtataaggtgtatttgtaacataaatgcattctgtgcttaaatttaggtcccatcaccatgatatctcattatggtatgcaattattccaaaatacggaaaaatcccatatccaaaatacctctggtcccaagcattttggataagggatactcaacctgtatataaatataaaaatatattaaaaaaaaaaatatatattattatataacaCAAACATTTTATACAACAATATAGCAGGGAATAAAATAACTTCTAGAATGTTTCCCTTGTTTTAGACATGATTCTACTTGAACTTGGAATCCATTGCTGGATTTGCAGGTTATTGTAGAGAACAGTGGGCCTGGTTGGGCCTGTAAGGATATGTTACAGATATATGAGAGATAAAAGTATAAAGTGTAAGGTTGCAGAATAAATGGTAAAATGGTGAGAGACATTATGCTAGCCAGCTATAGACCACAAAAAGGGTAAATGTAATAGTGTGCTATGTGTTACTTTTCAAAACTATATGTTAAAGAAGGTGGAAGAAGGTCCAGGGGCTTTTATAAAGTGAAAATAGAGTCACATTTGTTTAGAAACCAGGCACATACCATTTTACACAAGCAATATACAGGACACTCTCCCTTCCATCATTATATGACATTGGGCCTGGTTCAGAGTTGGACGCAGATAGTTTAGCAGCTGTGCCTTTGCAGATGCTGCAGGTgtaaatagtagtgatgtgcaccggaaatttttcgggttttggttttgggttcggttccgcggccgtgttttgggttcgaacgcgttttggcaaaacctcaccgaattttttttgtcggattcgggtgtgttttggatttgggtgtttttttcaaaaaaccctaaaaaacagcttaaatcatagaatttgggggtcattttgatcccatagtattattaacctcaataaccataatttccactcattttcagtctattctgaacacctcacacctcacaatattatttttagtcctaaaatttgcaccgaggtcgctggatggctaagctaagcgacacaagtggccgacacaaacacctggcccatctaggagtggcactgcagtgtcaggcaggatggcccttcaaaaaaatactccccaaacagcacatgacgcaaagaaaaaaagaggcgcaatgaggtagctgtgtgactaagctaagcgaccctagtggccgacacaaacacctggcccatctaggagtggcactgcagtgtcaggcaggatggcccttcaaaaaaatactccccaaacagcacatgacgcaaagaaaaaaagaggcgcaatgaggtagctgtgtgactaagctaagcgaccctagtggccgacacaaacacctggcccatctaggagtggcactgcagtgtcagacaggatggcccttcaaaaaaatagtccccaaacagcacatgacgcaaagaaaaaaagaggcgcaatgaggtagctgtgtgactaagctaagcaacccaagtggccgacaaaaacacctggcccatctaggagtggcactgcagttttctagcgagaggatgagtgcttccatccttatgtgaagctgaaccactagccatgaacataggccagggcctcagccgttccttgccactccgtgtcgtaaatggcatattggcaagtttacgcttctcagacgcttttaatttagatttttgggtcattttgctgatcttttgtgttttggattttacatgctctgtactatgacattgggcatcggccttggcagacgacgttgatggccatgactagtggcagcagcttcagcacgaggtggaagtggatcttgatctttccctatttttttaacctccacatttttgttctccatattttaatgcgcacaactaaaagccaccacaggtatacaatgtagatggatggatactatagtattatattacttatggacgacgagtgcactgacgacacagaggtaggtacagccgtggcctaccgtactgctatatatatatatatatatatatatataatatactgtataataataataacggacctggtggacactgtcagcagactgctaaactagtatgaagaaaaaaaaagccaccacaggtatacaatgtagatggatggatagtatagtattatattacttatggacgacgagtgcactgacgacacagaggtaggtacagccgtggcctaccgtactgctatatatatatatatatatatatatatttatataatatactgtataataataataacggacctggtggacactgtcagcagactgctaaactagtatgaaggaaaaaaaagccaccacaggtatacaatgtagatggatggatactatagtatagtattatattacttatggacgacgagtgcactgacgacacagaggtaggtacagccgtggcctaccgtactgctatatatatatatatatatatatatatatatataatatactgtataataataataataacggacctggtggacactgtcagcagactgctaaactagtatgaagaaaagaaaacccaccacaggtatacaatgtagatggatggatagtatagtattatattacttatggacgacgagtgcactgacgacacagaggtaggtacagccgtggcctaccgtactgctatatatatataatatactgtataataataataacggacctcgtgaacactgtcagcagactgctaaactagtatgaagaaaaaaaaagccaccacaggtatacaatgtagatggatactatagtataatattatattacttatggacgacgagtgcactgacgacacagaggtaggtacagccgtggcctaccgtactgctctctctctctatatatatatatatatatatatatataaataatatactgtataataataataacggacctggtggacactgtcagcagactgctaaactagtatgaagaaaaaaaaaagccacca
Encoded proteins:
- the ARHGAP25 gene encoding rho GTPase-activating protein 25 isoform X1, translating into MSLKLPRNWEFSLKPDFGRIVRSVSTTMSDHSLSSGRLHNSLEKPVKSGWLKKQQKTFVKNWQQKYFVLKGQYLYYYKDEDDSKPQGSLFLPRSTVSEVSGSPDDVGKFIFEVIPGSGKETNKSIPDGYILMANSQPEMEEWVKGIKRAAGFPSGAVFGQRLVDTIAYEKKYGRHLVPILIEKCADFILEKGLNEEGIFRLPGQDNLVKQLKEAFDAGERPSFSMDTDVHTVASLFKLYLRELPEPVVPWSQYENYLACERTISVDEEKGHQELMMQIKILPKENYNLLSFICRFLYEVQKNSGVNKMSIDNLAMVIGVNLLKPKTEEPVALMTGAPQIQKLMTVMISHQDKFFPKTNDLLIESKTQKNDPKNMQMPRSSVGWDAAEDSVSPLGDSPNAHLRHYSHGSSISDDSLSLKEEDDCSLLPNNSESWQMYSRKRTQTLPTTSFIMSQKLGGNSPNSLKEEIFSSEFWSSPYGQKAYLSTSPGHKRTLSEEISQHRRSTYDNVPCPQDESGKNTRTGAVNESTVSGDVKKPAGQQSPNYLRNGVYCLITDNQDDNNCGRLASALEEMTIQQKILEDRMKSLEKENFDVWKKVVKLNEDLEKERNQRKALEITLQNMERSRDDAERRNKQLEQEIQGFVRAMSQAGNKP
- the ARHGAP25 gene encoding rho GTPase-activating protein 25 isoform X2, translating into MPQWYGKSGWDLGCIPALKMRLICLALRRKRVKLSQRAVFGQRLVDTIAYEKKYGRHLVPILIEKCADFILEKGLNEEGIFRLPGQDNLVKQLKEAFDAGERPSFSMDTDVHTVASLFKLYLRELPEPVVPWSQYENYLACERTISVDEEKGHQELMMQIKILPKENYNLLSFICRFLYEVQKNSGVNKMSIDNLAMVIGVNLLKPKTEEPVALMTGAPQIQKLMTVMISHQDKFFPKTNDLLIESKTQKNDPKNMQMPRSSVGWDAAEDSVSPLGDSPNAHLRHYSHGSSISDDSLSLKEEDDCSLLPNNSESWQMYSRKRTQTLPTTSFIMSQKLGGNSPNSLKEEIFSSEFWSSPYGQKAYLSTSPGHKRTLSEEISQHRRSTYDNVPCPQDESGKNTRTGAVNESTVSGDVKKPAGQQSPNYLRNGVYCLITDNQDDNNCGRLASALEEMTIQQKILEDRMKSLEKENFDVWKKVVKLNEDLEKERNQRKALEITLQNMERSRDDAERRNKQLEQEIQGFVRAMSQAGNKP